One window from the genome of Gadus macrocephalus chromosome 7, ASM3116895v1 encodes:
- the ube2b gene encoding ubiquitin-conjugating enzyme E2 B isoform X2: MSTPARRRLMRDFKRLQEDPPTGVSGAPSENNIMLWNAVIFGPVATPFEDVYADGSICLDILQNRWSPTYDVSSILTSIQSLLDEPNPNSPANSQAAQLYQENKREYEKRVSAIVEQSWVDI; the protein is encoded by the exons ATGTCCACCCCGGCTAGAAGACGGCTTATGCGGGATTTTAAGAG ACTTCAAGAAGACCCTCCTACGGGAGTAAGCGGGGCGCCTTCAGAGAACAACATCATGCTATGGAACGCGGTTATTTTCGG GCCTGTGGCGACACCATTTGAAGACG TTTACGCAGATGGAAGTATATGTCTAGACATCCTGCAGAATCGCTGGAGCCCCACCTATGATGTGTCATCTATACTCACCTCTATTCAG TCATTGCTGGATGAACCCAACCCAAACAGCCCAGCCAACAGCCAGGCCGCCCAGCTGTACCAGGAGAACAAGAGGGAGTATGAGAAGAGGGTGTCTGCCATCGTGGAGCAGAGCTGGGTGGACATTTAA
- the ube2b gene encoding ubiquitin-conjugating enzyme E2 B isoform X1, with protein sequence MSTPARRRLMRDFKRLQEDPPTGVSGAPSENNIMLWNAVIFGPVATPFEDGTFKLVIEFSEEYPNKPPTVRFVSRMFHPNVYADGSICLDILQNRWSPTYDVSSILTSIQSLLDEPNPNSPANSQAAQLYQENKREYEKRVSAIVEQSWVDI encoded by the exons ATGTCCACCCCGGCTAGAAGACGGCTTATGCGGGATTTTAAGAG ACTTCAAGAAGACCCTCCTACGGGAGTAAGCGGGGCGCCTTCAGAGAACAACATCATGCTATGGAACGCGGTTATTTTCGG GCCTGTGGCGACACCATTTGAAGACG GAACGTTTAAACTGGTGATAGAGTTCTCAGAAGAGTACCCTAACAAGCCCCCGACGGTGCGGTTTGTCTCCAGAATGTTCCACCCaaatg TTTACGCAGATGGAAGTATATGTCTAGACATCCTGCAGAATCGCTGGAGCCCCACCTATGATGTGTCATCTATACTCACCTCTATTCAG TCATTGCTGGATGAACCCAACCCAAACAGCCCAGCCAACAGCCAGGCCGCCCAGCTGTACCAGGAGAACAAGAGGGAGTATGAGAAGAGGGTGTCTGCCATCGTGGAGCAGAGCTGGGTGGACATTTAA